The following nucleotide sequence is from Staphylococcus chromogenes.
GACTAAGCATGCGTATCACTTGTATATCACAAACAATAAAGAAGGCTTTTTAGGGGCATCTGAAGAAAATGATCATGTTTTTAAAATCGTCCTTCCTGATGAAACGAATGACAAATCGTTAGCGATGACGTCTAGTTTCTCATCAATGTTATTTGCGGTTTATGTCCTATTTGGCGGAACTTACCACGAGTCATTTTTCGACATTGCGCATGATAATTTTGATTGGATTGAAAAACAAGCAGAAGCAGTCAGTCAATTAGACTATTCAAAGGTCTTTTACGTAGGAACAGGATTAATTGGAGAATTAACTAAAGAAGTGAGTTTGAAATTAAACGAGCTGACATCAGGTCAGATTGAGATCGCTCGAGAAACAACACTTGGGTTTAGACATGGTCCTAAAGCAGGTTTGAGCGAGGATGCCATCTTTATTATGCTACGCAGTAATCATACTTATATTCGTCAATATGAAGTAGACATTATTGAAGAGGTGGACCAAGTAAAAGATAAATATCAAATCGTCGTGCTAGATGCTCAAGAAGAACAGCGTCCTCACACACTCACGTTACCGGAGTCATCCAACCTCAATGATTTAGAGTTAGCGTTACTCTACCTCATGTTTGGCCAATTACTGGCTGCGAAGAAATCGGTAGCTTTAGGCTTAAATCCCGACAATCCAAGTCCTGATGGATTTATTAATCGCGTAGTAAAAGGGGTTACCATCTATCCTTTGGAAACAGCGGACTAAACCTACACTTTTAACCCATCAGTAGACCTTACTAATAATATTGAATCGTTAAAAGTTGAAAAATAAAACTGAGGTAGAAGGGGAGCGGTTGTAATTGAAAACAAAAGATTTAAGTAAATTAGTAGATAAAAACGGAATTTATGCCGCAGTCGCAGTAGACCAACGCGGAGCATTAATGAACCTTTTAGGTGATAAGGGAACCACTGAGAATTTGACGGTGTTTAAAAAACTTGTCGCTGAAACATTGACTCCAGAAGGGTCAAGCTTTCTAGTGGATCCAGAGTTTGGGACAGAGGCGATAAAGGAAAATGATGCGCATTCTGGTTTGATTTTAGCTTATGAACAAACGGGATATCTCAAAGAACAACCTGGGCGCTTACCACGACTCATTGAAAATCAAAGTGTAAGACGTTTAGTACAAATGGGTGCCGATGCTATCAAGTTTTTACTTTATTACGATGTGGATGAATCAGAAGAAATTAACCAAAAGAAACAAGCGATGATAGAGCGTGTGGGTTCAGAGTGTAAAGCAGAAAACGTACCATTTTTGTTAGAGATTTTAACTTATGACGACACTATAGGTGACGAAAAAGGTGAAGCTTTTGCTAAAGTAAAACCGCACAAAGTCAACCAAGCGATGAAATTGTTTAGTGAGCCACGCTTTGGGGTGGATACATTAAAAGTCGAAATACCTGTAAATATGAACTTTGTTGAAGGGTTTGGTTCAAAAGTCATAATGACGCAAGAGGAAGCCGCCCAAGCCTTTAAAGCGCAAAGTGAGGCGACCGACCTGCCTTATATTTATTTAAGCGCTGGGGTGACTGCACAGCTATTCAATGATTCGCTTGTATTTGCATCTGAACATGGTGCTCGTTTTAATGGCGTTCTATGTGGGCGTGCAACTTGGAAAGGTGCCACAGAGGTATTAATGAACGATGGAGAACAAGCGGCACAGGAATGGTTAAAGAATGAGGGCTTACAAAATCTTATCGCCCTTAATCAAGTGAATCAGCGCACGGCAACGCCTATTCCCGAATAGTATAGGAGGTTATTCCATGAGTCGATTTAAAATTGAAAAGGACTTTTTTTTAGACGATAAGCCTTTCAAAATATTATCTGGAACAATTCATTATTTTAGAATGCCTAAAGAGGATTGGGCTCATTCTCTTTATAATTTAAAGGCACTCGGATTTAATACAGTTGAAACGTATGTCCCTTGGAATTTTCACGAGATGATTGAAGGAGAATATGATTTTACGGGTCATAAAGATGTAGGACTTTTCTTAAAAACAGCACATGATTTAGGTTTATATGCCATTGTAAGGCCGTCCCCTTTCATCTGTGCAGAATGGGAATTTGGAGGTTTACCCGCATGGCTATTGAATGATAGAAATATGAGAATTCGCTCACGTGACCCTAAATTTTTAGAAAAAGTAGAAAAATACTTTCATGAGCTGTTTAAAATTTTAATGCCCTTACAAATCGATAACGGTGGTCCCATCATTATGATGCAAATTGAAAATGAATATGGTTCATTTGGTGAAGATGCAGAATATTTACGTGCCATTCAAGACATGATGATAAATGAAGGCGTTGTGGT
It contains:
- a CDS encoding SIS domain-containing protein, whose translation is MLNQTDTYKEIKQQPEMWRRTADIVAQKVDSFKAFIKHIEDANQGKKLKVLFTGAGSSAYVGDVARMACHSDLLKAFEFESVPTTHFVTNPEVYIQEDTAYLIVSFARSGNSPETKGTVEIANQLTKHAYHLYITNNKEGFLGASEENDHVFKIVLPDETNDKSLAMTSSFSSMLFAVYVLFGGTYHESFFDIAHDNFDWIEKQAEAVSQLDYSKVFYVGTGLIGELTKEVSLKLNELTSGQIEIARETTLGFRHGPKAGLSEDAIFIMLRSNHTYIRQYEVDIIEEVDQVKDKYQIVVLDAQEEQRPHTLTLPESSNLNDLELALLYLMFGQLLAAKKSVALGLNPDNPSPDGFINRVVKGVTIYPLETAD
- a CDS encoding tagatose 1,6-diphosphate aldolase, with the protein product MKTKDLSKLVDKNGIYAAVAVDQRGALMNLLGDKGTTENLTVFKKLVAETLTPEGSSFLVDPEFGTEAIKENDAHSGLILAYEQTGYLKEQPGRLPRLIENQSVRRLVQMGADAIKFLLYYDVDESEEINQKKQAMIERVGSECKAENVPFLLEILTYDDTIGDEKGEAFAKVKPHKVNQAMKLFSEPRFGVDTLKVEIPVNMNFVEGFGSKVIMTQEEAAQAFKAQSEATDLPYIYLSAGVTAQLFNDSLVFASEHGARFNGVLCGRATWKGATEVLMNDGEQAAQEWLKNEGLQNLIALNQVNQRTATPIPE